In the Gorilla gorilla gorilla isolate KB3781 chromosome 1, NHGRI_mGorGor1-v2.1_pri, whole genome shotgun sequence genome, CCATGAGCAAGTCTCTGCTAGTTGGAGTGGACAGGTAGTCTGAGTGAGGAACTTTGCTGTGTAAGTCATAAATGGGTTGAAAGATCTGCATTACTGCAGTTAATCTAGCCCATTCTGACTGAATATTCCCTAGCAACAGAGGTATCTGATCATGGACATAGTTTTGACAGTGGAAGGTAAAGTGGCCCAGTGACCTCTGAGGTGTCTACTTTCTTGAATATGTGAGTCATATGTCATAGTCTCCACCAGCCTGGGTGTGGAATTGAGCTTCCATTTTCAAGTCTCCACTTCTATGTCCGGAATTTGGCTCCTTCTCAAGGTAACACCCAGGGATTGCTGAGTTCCCAAGTGCTCAGACACAAGTCCACTCATTTTCTTCAATTCCAGTTACCAAAGAAAGTCACCATTCCACCGAGGCTGTGACCAGTGCCCTCCACCAGGCCTAGCTCCAAGAATCTCATGCATCAAGCCCCAGGGCTCCTCACGTTGGGCATTAAATGTAAGGTCATGCCACATTCTTTAACATTGTCAGGAAGCAAAGTACCAGATACTTGAAGGACCCACTGACCTGGAAAAAAgtgggatctagtttcagcttgaAAAAAATCCTTCTTCATAATTACATTTCCCTTAGGCAAATCTCCAACATGCCTAGGCTTTTGTATATCTGTTTTTACTGTGTCACAAACCTCCCCCAAAGAGAAGGGAGACGATAACTGGAGAAAACCACAAATTAATattccagtatttttttcttccatataaTCAGCAGTGCCTCAGAATCAAAGcagtctctaaaaatattttgaggaaatttattttcttcgaTCTTCAAAGATCCAAAGTTACTGAGATGCAAAGAATCTTCCACAGTATCATCCAAGGATACTGAATGGCTCCTTCAAACCTCGCCCTTGTATATTTCTTCTCCCAGTTGTGATACTGCAGTTACATTTGCAAACCAAATGATCCCTTTGGGTGGTTTTTCCAAAACAAATCGTCTTTCCCAAAGGCCTACCTAAGTCTTCATTTTCCACAAAGTAGAAAACTGCCCACAGCTTTGAAATGGCAGCATAATTTGTATTTCTACCACCTTGTCCAGGTTTCAGGGATCTCTGGTCCAGTTTCAGTCAGTAATGCTATCACTGCAGCTCACTGACTTCTTTCTTGTAGATAGCGGTTTTTCGTAGGAAGAAAACAACTCTAACGAATAGGAATAACTTCAGGTGATGCTGTTTTCCTCCCGCTTCCTGGGATCACTGTCTTTCCTCTGAAATGGTTTTAATCAGAACCAATCTGTTATACTCAGGAGCCTAAATCAAACACGACATGCAGAGAGACAAACAAGAAAGCAACAAATGATCTGAGCCACTGAAcaagaaatatatacaaaacagTTTTAGGAATTACAGCTGTCACAACTTTTCACCATGGGGCCTTCTCTGTGATTTAGAAAAAACTGCATTTATTTGTTATTAGGATCGGAGACAAGAGAAAAATACCAACCCAAATAGCCACTGGGGAAGAGGGAAGCTCTGATGCCAATTTATGTGGAGGACGGAGCCAAactgactcacacacacacacaaaagtatgtACTGGCATTTTCCACACAGTCCAGGTCACTTGGGAGCTTAGCCAAGGATATTTTGAGCATTCGACTACCTATTGTGAACAAGGTTGGGAACTATGAGGCGCTATGTGGCCCTGATCAAGCTCAGATGGGCCAAATCCTCAACCAAAATTCTCTTTCCCATAAATGTTTATCTCTACATTTCCCAAAGAAGGGGATTCTAACTCAGTTTTGCTTCTGAAACCAAACTATCCAAGGCCAGGTgagatgactcatgcctgtaatcccagcaatttgggaggccaaggagggaggatgcttgaactcaggagttcaagaccagcctgggcaacataacgagaccccatctctacaaaaaatttaaaaattggcgcGGTGTGGTCGTGTGAGCCcctagccccagctactcaggaggctgaggcgggagaatcggtTGGGCTGGGCTGACAGTGCCAGaccctgttaaaaaataaaaattaaaaaaaactcctAAATTTGGAAACACATCCCCAGCTGAGGGCCAGGAGATACTTCTCAACCGTAATCCAGAACCCTCTAAAACGGGATGTGGAGAGGCTGCAGTCTGTAGTCTTGCGATGACCTTTCAGCACCTGGGCATCTTGCGCTTCTGTCATTCCGCCCACACCCGCTCAGCTCCATCCAAGAGGGCCCCGGCAGTTTGGAGTGAAAGCTTAGCTTCCCAACGGGTAAATGAACCTGCCTCCCATTCACAGGGCGACCTCTGGCTGGACACCTGGGGCCTACTGCCTCCTTGTTACACATTAACCAAGTTCTGGCCTCCATCGTAAGAGCGTCAGGGAAGTTTTTTCCTGGCTGACAGCCGCAGATGATGACCGAAGACAACGTCTTAACTGAGACGGGCCAATTTGGCAAATGGACTGCTTTCCTCCCCAGTGTGGGCACCTTCCTCCTCTGTCCGGCAACTGGACCCCACTGTCCCCAGCCCTCTGTCACCCCCAAACCTGCCCACCGCCCGCCTCTACCCGACCCTCCCTCAGGGAAATCGGGACTCAGCCCCCAACGCCCCCACCTGCCGCTTTGCCCACCTCGGCGCACACCGCCAGAGGGCCCAGCCCGCGCACGTGCTTCCGGCGCGCGCCGAAGTCCCCATGcgccccgccccggcctccccgTGCGCACGCGCGAACGCGGAGTGGGCCGGGCCTCGCGTAGcccatctcctcttcctcctcgcgGTCGCGGCCGGACGGAGGGTGGAGGGCCCTGCGCCTGCGCGGAGCTGGAGTCCGGCTGGGCCGCAGCCGCTGGGAGACCGGCGGTTGCCGTGGGGACCGGTCGGGCCCCTCCCTCCTCCGGTCCCCCACCCCAGGTCCTTCCCCACCGAGACGCGCCGGCGGACCGCGGGCGAGTGCAGCCGGTGACCCGGCGAGAGGCGGCGCCGCTCCCAAGATGTCGCAGACGGCCATGTCCGAAACCTACGGTACGAGGCCCGGGCTGGCGGGGCGCGCGGGTCGGGCCGCGGGGGGCGTCGGCGGCGCGGGGCCGGGCCTGGGCTGCGGGGGTCTTGAGGGTGGCGGTGGCGCCGGCCGGAGCCGGGGGACGGATCTCGGAGGTGTCTGGGCTTGGGACCGGGATGGGGGACGCGGGCCGCTGGGGGCTCGGGTGGGGTAGCGGGTGCGCGGGGCGCGGGGGGGCTGTGCACAGCGCATTGGCGTGATCCGCCTTTTCAAGTttcctcttgctctttctctgcTCTTGCACTCTTAGCGCTTTTCCCCTCTCAGTCTAATATAAATAACTGAAGGTTTGAAAAGCCAGCTTGATGTTCCGTTTCAGCTGCGATATTATCCCCAGCGAGCCTGTGAAGGGCTTAGGGCGACGCCTGTGTTCCTCAAATACTTCAGTTTGACCTTTCCTGGTTTGGAATTCCTTGCTTTACATTGGGATTACAGTGAGGAGTTATTAATAGGCTAATTCATTCATCTCTTCCTCCGGAGACCTCTTGCTTCGtttatttctccctccctctcagtGTTTTTTAGCCTTTTCTGGGTTGCATTTTGGCTATTTATAAACATGTCTTGTCTCCTTCTTAAGACCGTAAGCACCTTGGAAGCAAAGCCCTGGCTGTTTAATCTTTGTTTCCCCTGCAGCACCCAGACCTGGAGGTGCTTGACAAATACTGTTTTGAATAAGCGAAAGCTTTCCCAGTGCATAtgctgtgtgctttttttttcctcccctttttTGGCCTTGCGTGGTAAGAATAAACAACTTGTACTTTGTATCAGAGTTGAATATTAATAGATGTTTACCAGTCCCTAATCACTCTTTCAGATGTATGTATTCTCAGATTAAGACTTTGATTTGGAGTTTTACAGTCCCAGAGAGAGGCTCAAGTTCAAAATTACATACCTCAAGCCAAATTAGTCCTGTCTCCATCTGTCCTGGCATGCTGCTTCCTTCTCTGCAACAAATACTGTAGAATGGCGTTAGGGAAGCGGGCACCGTGCTGGGAGGGCCGTACGTCCTGCAGAAACACAGCAGACACGGCTCTGGTCTCATGGAGCGTAGTCTATTGAGGGAATGCAGTATTAATCCAGTTGTGATACTAATGAGTGAATAATTAAAAACCAGGCAAGAGTTCTGAAGGAGTGTGGTCCTTGAAAGTGTGTTAGAAAGAAAGATGACCCAGACAGGGGTGTCAGGGAGGCATTAACCAGGCAGCACGCAGAACATCTCAGGCCTGTAGGAAGGGTAACTCAAGAAGGGTGTGTTTTGAGCACCACGCTGGAGAGGTGGAtgaggaggcagagaggagagggTCTTGAGGAAGGCGTCAGTTTGTCTTGTAAGAAAAAATGGGAACTTTTGGAAGGGCTTCCATGCTGGGGTCACAGTGCATTTGGTCCACCTTCAGTGAGTGACTCCTGTGACTGGTACTGCCCTGTTCTTGGTGACAAAGGGGCATGACATCTGTTCCTAGAAGGCTTAGGAAATCCTCCAGTAAGTCGATGCCTTCATCAGGACAAGTGTTTGCAAATGTTTCTGCAAATGGCGGTGGTCTGGTTCTTCCTGTAGAGAACCACAGTCAGAAATGTTGTAAGGAAAACATGGTCTTTAGCAATTTTTGGTTACATCTTTGCACTTCTTTATTTTCAAGTGCTCTTTAGCCCAGGCTTAGTTTCTTTAACCTGAGTAAGGAGCACGGAGCACTAGGGGAAGGGTGGAATGTCCAAATAAGAAAAGCAAGTGGGGGTCATGAATCAGTAAGAAAGGATTGGAAGAGTTCAGGAGATAGagcttttatgtttcatttttcgTATACGCATGATAACAACTGATAAAATAGAGCATATCTTTGGCATCTCCACTTCAGACACAGTTAACTGAACTTTTGAGTTTCACAGATTGATTACATTCTGATCATAAGGCTTTGACCATTAGTATTCTTATTTCATGGTAACTTCCAAGTATGTTTTTACTTTGCAACTCTGAATTGAATCTTTTCTTCTAATAGAGGAAATTAATCGAAAACTAGTAGAAactaataaatagaaaatgaggCCAGaggtgatggctcacgcctgtaatcccagcactttggaaggccgagttgggcggatcacttgagctcaggagttcgataccagcctggccaacatggcgaaaccccagccctattaaaaatactaaaaattacctgggcatggtggtacgcttgtagtcccagctacttgggaggctgaggcatgagaattgcttgaacccaggaggtgaagtttacagtgagccaagattgtgccactgcactccatcctgggcaacagagtgagactctgtctcaaaaaaagaaaatgagttttagAAGGAGCAAGCAGGACAGTTGAAGTTTGCCAAGCTGAAGTAAAAGTCACCTAGAACCAAGTCCTAGGCTGTCACTTTGATGTATCAGTGGCTATATTTATACAGCATTGTTCCTTAAAAGTGAAACAGTCAGGCTGTCTTCTGGACATTTGCCTCTGAGCTGGTGAAGGAATGTTTGCCTAACCTTTAAACTCCTTTGTACTCTGTGCTTATTTGCTCTTCTGTAAAAGGAGGCACTGTGTAGCCTGACAGAGAGATGAAGAATGAAATGTACTGggtttttgtttccctttttttttttttttttttttgagacaggacctcactctgtcacccaggctggagtgcagtgacacaatcatggctcactgccacctccatctccacatctcaagtgatcctccgacttcagcctcctgagtagctgcgaccacaggtgcatgccaccacacctggctaatttttttttttttttaattttttttgtagagacgaggtctctctctcttgctcagtctcatctcgaaatcctgggctcaagtgatcctcatgcctccacctcccaaagtgttgagatcacaggcatgagccactgtgccctgctgaaATGTACCGTTTATGAGCTACCTCtcattaatgtattcatttaataTGCTTTTTAACATATTAAAACAGTATTTCACCTTCCATAGACTGAGTAGTGTTGAACATTTTTGTTGCTTTGAAGTCACCACATGAATACTGTACTTTATGTAATATCGTGAAATAAATTGAAATCTTAGGTTTTGAATGAAACACTTAGTGTGAATATGAAACAATTCTACCAAATGCCATTAGATACACTACATTCTTAAAGCCCTGGCTAGTTATATGGCTTGGGACTTCCCAAGGAACTCTGCTTCAGCCATCTGAGACCTGGGAGATTACAAATTGGCTGAAACTAATTTTGATGCTAAGCAGCGATGTTCAGAAAGGAGCTGAAAAGTATACGTAGTGGGAAAATGCcaggaatttcttttaaaattaagtgcTGGGGCAGTTCGAGAGTGAGGAAGAATCTAATACAAAATCTCTACATAAATTAGAGTTTATGCCGTCTACAATGGGAATaacaaatgaaacagaagaaTACAATTCAAATTGCTGGTTCTatgctcatttttattaaaatatactcttaatgtttttattttgtgcttCATTTTGAAAACAGCACAGTATTACAGTATTTGCCGT is a window encoding:
- the LOC134758736 gene encoding putative HTLV-1-related endogenous sequence isoform X2 encodes the protein MAVCDILGAAPPLAGSPAALARGPPARLGGEGPGVGDRRREGPDRSPRQPPVSQRLRPSRTPAPRRRRALHPPSGRDREEEEEMGYARPGPLRVRACARGGRGGAHGDFGARRKHVRGLGPLAVCAEAPEYNRLVLIKTISEERQ
- the LOC134758736 gene encoding putative HTLV-1-related endogenous sequence isoform X1, which codes for MAVCDILGAAPPLAGSPAALARGPPARLGGEGPGVGDRRREGPDRSPRQPPVSQRLRPSRTPAPRRRRALHPPSGRDREEEEEMGYARPGPLRVRACARGGRGGAHGDFGARRKHVRGLGPLAVCAEHLPQCQAHFKCPTNICGMNE